The following coding sequences are from one Venturia canescens isolate UGA chromosome 5, ASM1945775v1, whole genome shotgun sequence window:
- the LOC122411595 gene encoding uncharacterized protein isoform X3: protein MEENGKDQFADWSKNKKKQSINAPVTKSKNVIHTLMHRDFGIGTTSKASTRDLEPVAETNLVLKDHKELKCSLPGVPRATFLMVFSPDGTKVASTHGNHFIYVTDLTTGKNIKTLSGHPRTPWCIAFHPWSNDILASGCLGGQVRVWDLSGGSEVWNAESETVIASLAFHPSERLLVIATYNDIHFWDWSEPEPFAVATTSNEKEKVRYVAFDKSGKKLITGIGNMPKRPQSQWDRGPRESHAFSLIPPENSMHLHRLRANRAFLRARAQEHRRNITNRRRVGQNVNEEENDANNRNSDSYCLFEDISPQMSLRILRWYYNEFRHNAMYDRFEEVTRRILLRNVDNERPASTVQSAIPQNESVTIQVRRNTHSASYESERGSEVRRGEESRNNVPTSPIEMESSNEEDTPPTPSQSNTVSSRIEAQTSANVEGSLKDPMEFHPWSTRANTVDAVRFRHRCNEPPPSRPPPVAVHGPPIPLPPPFPSPSSSSLSQPTASISSTSAMPSTTSTSNEASTSSHEGELSKRKRYLKGLHNALRTINSEVGQARIDKSNQRSRENSNTLETATPNTTTLFNLGARLKSDSGAQSRMEQQRDSPIHRNVETQGTPSTTPTPETTSTSSSNDSTSANRPSLGSTNANENTAEKTGPSWGQSSRHPLFDEPWCNRILPVETSSSSDEAESPSEQQIHSQPESSVSQRLPSTSGFTVSYRSAFQPSQPRPFDPWARGSTDAVNRNFQGSYPSVDSLFPNPNNVNKRWLDFAKVTSEELSQRAGSSSQNAENSATSPAASAQVPGNEETTTNGGVIDDEDDEEVDEQNSGNVGTSSSSPRADGPFEEVEVALEELAETLEPGSDVHRSIRSLSRRLDMLRESILDNIENENNNASGRSTSNRVNPIIMRHNNHNSNNNNNGNNNSNSHNNSNSNNTNNVGDEESGEQSGYWLLEENSNSDSIEEIANAEPGTSTGTNSRNWTSRWIPLVSDVPSGQSRNDNPARNTDRERGENRQENLSERDSLPDLNRLSPVIVNSTRYEQPPLFPFSSLRENQLKKREEENRRRTATAENGEESRSPGARATTSSSSSGMPSTSREKNQRNDGREDCRLSQPSSSRASTSSHTGIHRASHVNSSAGKSFIKCACRMCIRAQVRLLRRIGISINRMASGQSYEPEETGARETGRSNMRSEDTGFRGWTPRRPGPFCGSGIARTEIFRLCHIRMMWSNLFTQICALIVACDVNEENNPGTSAASAELNSETGTQMPSSNTTTQNIDNANGGVSGTTSNTKTRGMRPDVHDEIRILRNIFERYRSLEENQPSTSTAATSSNSANDVPSTSAGTSSHLEQLLSGDIEKLLSGFSPGVARWFRRYWNWHLLYKSLNSERSNVPTLNIDQPSTSSTSTSSNNQECAQKPVTNYKKVLLANYKRENSQIDGESPMGATNSENSSERDNASDIPTKRMKMETNENARKEAQTEESLNNKNWKYSIKLQLQKCEHILTSIHHTYSNTAERPSTSRETNVQLPFMAHLISKLSRTQEDNVPATSSPGPSTSETLTNDGVNSSSPEDVAGSSKVPTLSRPEEDAAGCSHQDTSTRHPATSSCQRSWAENLHTKNPLRHRAETKRRAQSDTNEASTSQSTVTNSNNRSGLITSCYFATMISTLKTLIAQNRTFPTESTDDGYPWARYLKDGWRDSMQRRNATAEVYRIIRRLTEFFEKEKSRSNFNSNIVEQFHQSFILLKLAEELMELLVSQWTREIEQESCQPTSRARTENESESRGFSPRRSSSSITSTSGGRNPPSVFSSLRYQSWEDISNRERANSRRGTVNDPPPRIRLPPDFLESLRDSSESPHRRPVRSPERGPAINNPTTHSREESRSSFAGFLDSVLGSSSGWRERLNLRQGINSNPPPRRRSQPSFLESFLYPGSPRRRLVRSPELVPPITDVLTHNRERIGFNVPIVQVNNVPVNWNSASNFMFRSVRERHEEASAPASHNNHVVNQRWRRLTDPIRRHIIPPETRRQRFLEGGHWMPMAFRGLLHPPDAHGYGAYRLATGAGGGGGGGGGGGGGGGGQDPGNDSDEMELRNHIPTNMPYNGADIQSYRVQVWDFSDAEIPDLTNTGGNVVVRECRIHNDASIDISSDGKLLVTLLPPKDVGESTSLGVYSLQWESLGEKLYSVKVDKTVVSLSLSPTREHLLVGLASRRVHTPARSLPMAFIYKLVQPMMEEKLLIRPEFTSFADLCKQLTLRRLRMDILTTQITERRVNNEEAEEEEEEEDEEEQQENYENQYGEQERTDNSSWRTRNPRLESDPDDDKGSMILLRALVQNNRETARNVSLNCIRWAPQPGQGMVYATSNGQLNILH from the exons ATGGAG GAAAATGGGAAAGACCAATTTGCAGACtggtcaaaaaataaaaagaaacagaGTATCAACGCCCCAGTCACtaaatcaaaaaatgttattcaCACCTTGATGCACAGGGACTTTGGTATTGGTACTACAAGCAAAGCCAGTACCAGAGATTTGGAACCAGTCGCTGAAACTAATCTTGTACTCAAAGATCACAAAGAATTG AAATGCAGCTTGCCTGGGGTACCCAGAGCCACATTTCTGATGGTTTTCAGTCCCGATGG TACAAAAGTTGCCTCAACCCATGggaatcattttatttacgTGACGGATTTGACAACGGGTAAAAACATCAAAACTCTTTCGGGACATCCTCGAACACCTTGGTGCATTGCTTTTCATCCATGGTCCAACGACATCCTTGCTTCTGGTTGTTTGGGTGGACAAGTCCGAGTTTGGGATCTCAGT GGTGGAAGTGAAGTATGGAATGCTGAGAGTGAGACTGTCATAGCTTCACTCGCGTTTCATCCATCCGAACGTTTGCTCGTCATTGCAACTTACAATGATATACATTTTTGGGACTGGAGTGAACCAGAGCCGTTTGCCGTTGCAACAACGAGTAACGAGAAGGAAAAAGTGAG ATACGTGGCTTTTGACAAATCGGGGAAGAAGTTGATAACAGGGATTGGAAATATGCCGAAACGTCCGCAATCGCAGTGGGATCGTGGGCCTCGCGAGTCGCATGCATTTTCATTAATACC GCCTGAAAACAGCATGCATTTGCACCGTTTGCGGGCAAATCGTGCATTCCTCAGAGCACGTGCCCAAGAACATCGGAGAAATATAACGAATCGTCGACGTGTTGGGCAGAACGTCAACGAGGAAGAGAATGACGCGAATAATCGCAATAGCGATTCTTATTGTCTTTTCGAAGACATTTCGCCACAAATGAGCTTACGCATCCTACGCTGGTATTACAATGAGTTTCGCCACAATGCAATGTATGATAGATTTGAAGAAGTTACTCGACGTATCCTCTTGAg AAACGTCGATAACGAGCGACCGGCAAGTACTGTACAATCGGCGATTCCACAAAACGAGAGCGTAACGATTCAAGTACGCCGGAACACGCACTCGGCTTCGTACGAAAGCGAACGTGGAAGTGAGGTCAGAAGAGGAGAAGAAAGTCGTAATAATGTCCCCACATCGCCAATAGAAATGGAATCATCGAACGAAGAGGATACGCCCCCGACGCCTTCGCAGTCGAATACTGTATCGTCCCGCATCGAAGCACAAACTTCAGCGAACGTTGAGGGATCATTGAAAGATCCCATGGAATTTCATCCTTGGTCAACACGAGCCAATACTGTAGACGCTGTTAGATTTAGACACAGATGCAACGAACCTCCTCCTTCCCGTCCTCCTCCAGTTGCCGTTCACGGTCCACCGATCCCTCTTCCGCCGCCTTTTCCTTCGCCCTCTTCCAGCTCACTCTCGCAACCGACAGCTTCCATTTCGAGCACTTCCGCGATGCCGTCAACGACCTCGACGTCAAATGAGGCCTCGACTTCGTCTCACGAGGGTGAACTCTCCAAGCGAAAACGCTACCTTAAAGGACTTCACAATGCTCTGCGAACTATCAACAGTGAAGTGGGTCAAGCGAGAATTGACAAATCGAATCAACGATCGCGAGAGAACAGCAACACTCTGGAAACAGCGACGCCCAACACCACCACACTCTTCAATCTCGGAGCCCGATTAAAATCCGACTCTGGTGCCCAATCTCGTATGGAACAACAACGTGATTCACCGATTCATAGAAATGTCGAAACACAAGGAACACCATCGACTACCCCAACTCCTGAAACCACGAGCACATCTAGCAGCAATGATTCCACTTCTGCAAACAGACCGTCTTTGGGATCAACTAATGCTAATGAAAATACGGCGGAAAAGACTGGTCCATCGTGGGGACAATCGAGCAGACATCCTCTGTTCGACGAACCATGGTGCAATCGTATTCTTCCCG TTGAAACTTCATCGTCGAGTGACGAAGCTGAATCTCCATCCGAGCAACAGATCCATTCGCAGCCAGAAAGTTCAGTATCCCAGCGTCTGCCAAGTACTTCAGGTTTCACGGTGTCGTATCGATCGGCTTTTCAACCGAGTCAACCGCGTCCTTTTGATCCTTGGGCACGTGGTTCAACAGACGCGGTTAATCGGAATTTTCAAGGTTCCTATCCCTCGGTAGATTCTTTATTCCCAAATCCGAATAACGTGAATAAAAGATGGCTAGATTTTGCGAAAGTCACTTCGGAGGAGCTTTCACAGAGAGCTGGATCATCGAGCCAAAACGCTGAAAATTCTGCAACGTCACCAGCTGCGTCAGCTCAAGTTCCGGGAAATGAGGAAACAACTACTAACGGCGGGGTAatagacgacgaagacgacgaagaagtTGATGAACAGAATTCTGGGAATGTGGGAACTTCATCGAGCTCTCCGAGAGCTGACGGACCATTCGAAGAAGTGGAAGTAGCGCTCGAAGAGTTGGCTGAAACTCTTGAGCCAGGAAGTGATGTACATCGAAGTATTCGATCGCTTTCACGACGATTAGATATGTTAAGGGAATCGATACTTGACAACATTGAGAACGAAAACAATAACGCCAGTGGTAGGAGCACCAGTAATCGAGTTAACCCAATTATTATGAGACATAATAATCACAACAGcaacaataataacaatggCAACAACAACAGTAATAGCCACAATAatagcaacagcaacaacactAACAACGTCGGTGACGAAGAGAGTGGTGAGCAATCGGGCTATTGGCTGCTGGAAGAGAACAGTAATTCTGATTCAATCGAGGAAATCGCAAACGCCGAGCCTGGCACGAGTACAGGTACAAATTCGAGAAACTGGACAAGTCGTTGGATACCTTTAGTGTCTGATGTGCCGAGTGGTCAGTCAAGGAACGATAACCCAGCGAGGAACACCGATCGGGAAAGAGGAGAAAATCGTCAAGAAAATTTGTCCGAGAGAGATTCTCTTCCAGATCTCAATCGACTGTCACCCGTAATCGTGAATTCAACGCGTTATGAACAACCCCCGTTATTCCCTTTCTCGAGCCTACGAgaaaatcaactgaaaaagcGCGAAGAAGAAAACCGAAGAAGAACAGCGACGGCTGAGAATGGAGAAGAATCTCGTTCGCCTGGAGCGAGAGCTACTACGTCGTCATCTTCTTCAGGCATGCCTTCGACttctagggaaaaaaatcaaaggaaTGACGGTCGCGAGGACTGCAGACTTTCGCAACCTTCCTCAAGCAGAGCCTCAACTTCATCGCACACTGGAATTCATCGAGCGTCTCACGTGAATTCATCAGCTGGCAAAAGTTTTATCAAGTGTGCTTGTAGAATGTGCATAAGGGCTCAGGTTCGTTTGTTAAGACGAATTGGCATATCGATCAATCGAATGGCATCCGGTCAATCGTACGAGCCCGAAGAAACTGGAGCTCGTGAAACGGGCAGGAGTAATATGAGGTCCGAAGATACAGGCTTTCGAGGCTGGACACCGCGAAGGCCCGGACCATTTTGCGGCAGTGGTATCGCACGAACCGAAATATTCCGTCTCTGTCACATCAGAATGATGTGGTCAAATCTTTTTACTCAAATATGCGCGTTAATCGTTGCATGCGATGTGAATGAGGAAAATAATCCGGGCACAAGCGCAGCTTCTGCAGAATTAAACAGCGAGACAGGGACTCAAATGCCATCCTCGAACACAACTACGCAAAATATTGATAACGCAAATGGTGGAGTCTCCGGAACAACTTCAAATACAAAGACTCGAGGTATGCGGCCTGATGTACACGATGAAATCCGTATCTTGAGAAATATATTCGAAAGGTATCGGTCTCTCGAGGAAAATCAACCAAGTACGAGTACCGCCGCGACGTCCAGCAATTCCGCAAATGATGTTCCTTCCACCTCCGCAGGAACGAGCTCTCATTTAGAACAATTATTGTCTGGGGatatagaaaaattattgTCTGGGTTTTCTCCGGGGGTCGCACGTTGGTTTAGACGTTATTGGAACTGGCATCTTCTCTATAAATCATTGAACAGTGAACGAAGTAACGTTCCTACGCTCAACATTGATCAACCTTCGACTTCGAGCACTTCTACTAGCTCCAATAATCAAGAATGCGCTCAAAAACCTGTGAcaaattataaaaaagtacTTTTGGCCAATTATAAAAGAGAGAACAGTCAGATTGACGGTGAATCTCCGATGGGTGCAACGAATTCCGAGAACTCGAGCGAGCGTGATAATGCGAGTGATATTCCGACCAAGCGAATGAAAATGGAGACGAACGAGAATGCCAGAAAAGAGGCTCAAACTGAAGAAAgcttgaataataaaaactgGAAATATTCCATTAAATTGCAGTTGCAAAAGTGTGAACACATACTAACGAGCATCCATCACACGTATTCGAATACCGCAGAGCGTCCTTCTACCAGCAGAGAGACCAACGTTCAGTTACCGTTCATGGCCCATTTGATTTCCAAGTTGTCCAGAACTCAAGAAGATAATGTTCCTGCTACGAGTTCACCGGGTCCAAGCACTTCCGAAACGTTAACCAACGACGGTGTAAATTCTTCTTCCCCTGAAGATGTTGCTGGTTCGTCAAAAGTCCCGACATTATCGCGTCCGGAAGAAGATGCGGCCGGCTGCTCTCACCAGGATACTTCCACTCGGCATCCTGCGACGTCCAGCTGTCAACGTAGTTGGGCGGAAAATCTTCATACAAAAAATCCACTCAGACATCGAGCCGAGACTAAACGTCGTGCTCAATC CGATACAAATGAGGCTTCGACCAGCCAATCAACAGTGACTAATTCAAACAATAGATCGGGATTAATAACGTCTTGTTACTTTGCTACGATGATTTCAACGTTAAAGACATTAATCGCGCAGAACCGAACATTCCCAACGGAATCTACTGACGATGGATACCCATGGGCGAGATATTTGAAAGACGGATGGAGAGATTCTATGCAACGACGTAATGCAAC AGCGGAGGTATATAGGATTATTCGACGCTTGACTGAATtctttgagaaagaaaaatctcgGAGTAATTTCAACAGCAATATCGTTGAGCAATTTCACC aatcatttattttactgAAATTGGCGGAAGAATTGATGGAGTTACTGGTGAGTCAGTGGACCAGAGAAATAGAACAGGAATCTTGTCAGCCGACATCACGTGCTCGAACCGAAAACGAGAGCGAGTCCAGAGGCTTTTCACCACGTCGAAGCTCGTCTTCGATCACCTCCACTTCAGGTGGCAGAAATCCACCCTCGGTATTTTCGAGTTTGAGGTATCAGAGTTGGgaagacatttcgaacagggAGAGAGCAAATTCTCGACGAGGAACTGTCAACGATCCTCCACCTCGTATCCGATTGCCACCCGATTTTCTGGAATCTCTTCGTGACTCTTCGGAATCACCGCATAGGCGACCAGTTCGTTCGCCCGAACGTGGCCCGGCTATCAATAACCCGACGACTCATAGTCGCGAGGAAAGCCGATCGTCGTTTGCGGGTTTTCTGGATTCGGTTCTTGGTAGCTCATCAGGATGGAGGGAGAGATTAAATCTTCGACAAGGGATAAACAGCAACCCTCCGCCTCGTAGGCGATCGCAACCGAGTTTTCTGGAATCTTTTCTCTATCCGGGATCCCCGCGTAGACGACTGGTTCGGTCGCCTGAACTTGTTCCTCCCATCACTGACGTGTTGACTCATAATCGTGAAAGAATCGGATTTAATGTGCCAATCGTACAAGTCAACAATGTACCCGTTAATTGGAACAGTGCTTCGAACTTCATGTTTCGAAGCGTTCGAGAACGTCATGAAGAAGCATCTGCTCCTGCTTCCCACAATAATCACGTCGTGAATCAACGCTGGAGACGACTCACCGATCCTATACGTCGCCATATAATTCCACCGGAG ACTCGGCGACAACGATTTTTGGAGGGAGGACATTGGATGCCAATGGCTTTCCGTGGACTCCTTCATCCCCCAGATGCACACGGTTACGGCGCCTACAGGTTAGCTACTGGAGCTGGAGGTGGAGGCGGAGGCGGAGGCGGAGGCGGAGGCGGAGGCGGAGGCCAAGATCCTGGTAACGACAGTGACGAAATGGAACTGAGAA ATCACATACCAACGAACATGCCCTACAACGGTGCAGACATTCAGAGCTACAGGGTTCAAGTCTGGGATTTTTCAGATGCCGAAATACCCGATCTGACAAATA CTGGAGGAAACGTCGTCGTGAGAGAATGTAGGATTCATAATGATGCTAGTATCGATATATCGTCAGACGGAAAATTGTTGGTTACACTTCTACCACCTAAAGACGTAGGCGAGTCTACATCTTTAG gAGTGTACAGTTTACAATGGGAGTCTCTGGGGGAGAAATTATACTCGGTAAAAGTTGACAAGACAGTAGTTTCGTTATCATTATCACCAACGAGAGAGCATTTGTTGGTTGGTTTGGCATCGCGACGAGTTCACACTCCGGCCCGATCGCTTCCGATGGCCTTTATTTACAAGTTGGTTCAACCGATGATGGAGGAAAAGCTTTTGATTCGTCCTGAATTCACGTCTTTTGCTGACCTTTGCAAACAACTTACGTTAAGACGTTTGAGAATGGATATTTTGACTACGCAGATAACAGAAAGACGCGTAAATAATGAGGAAGcggaagaagaggaagaagaagaggatgAGGAAGAACAACAAGAAAATTACGAGAATCAGTACGGAGAGCAAGAGCGCACCGACAATTCTTCGTGGAGAACTCGTAATCCTCGCCTTGAATCTGACCCGGACGATGACAAAGGAAGTATGATACTTTTGCGCGCATTGGTACAAAACAATCGAGAGACTGCTCGGAACGTCAGTCTAAATTGCATCCGATGGGCACCTCAGCCTGGCCAAGGAATGGTATATGCGACGAGTAATGGTCAACTCAATATTCTGCATTGA